One segment of Thermoanaerobacter kivui DNA contains the following:
- the recJ gene encoding single-stranded-DNA-specific exonuclease RecJ, protein MPKIYRWVFKNEKDPQTTDKIQQLYGLPRVVAEILSSKVGAEEVNAFLNPTLKDLHSPFLLKGIKEAKELIQKHVYLHNRITIYGDYDVDGITATSVLYMTLKKLGANVDYYIPERLTEGYGINEEAIDKIASQGSKLIVTVDCGITSVEEVKRAKTLGMDVIITDHHSVPKKIPEANVVINPHLPDIKYPFCDLAGVGVAFKLCEALIGKEAYEFLDIVAIGTIADIVPLIGENRVIVKEGLKVLNKTNNMGLKALIKVSGIENMLIDEYHVGFILAPRFNAAGRLKSAEAGVRLLISENEKEAQEIAEYLNNENATRQQIESRILQEAIKKVEESIDLKNEKVIVLWDENWHPGVIGIVASRITERYFRPSILISLNEGGGKGSARSIEGFNLYNALDYCKDYLIKYGGHEMAAGIIIDKNNIEAFKREINKYADNILTEIDLIPVIKIDASVKNDKIDIETAKKIQMFKPFGNSNPRPTFLLDNLTVSKVFSLDGDKHIKIIAQKNKNFYELMLFDAKEEKDKIKVGSVIDVVGSIELNSWNGIESVVINVKDIKTKPPLLFYYKSLGEMLTEYRIKENDKYTKSAVIIDRRGIRNKCEYVLKLFKENSKTVVLVNTVVQMKSLIRYLKRERFVDFSLCSRYCEKDKAIIFLPNYLKSLNYYDNIVFYDIPFKKEIFYNIVSMCEGKKIHLIFGPDDIYYNLKSFEEIFPERKDFVKLYRFIEEGNTILFKDYMYHQLDLNPVKSLFCINAMKEIGLINVKESDNIFMLSKNSVSKKVNIEQTRVMRQILLTKKEFIEFAKFIVSQKF, encoded by the coding sequence ATGCCAAAAATATATAGATGGGTTTTTAAAAACGAAAAAGACCCACAGACTACCGATAAAATTCAGCAACTATATGGTCTGCCAAGAGTAGTTGCTGAAATACTTTCTTCAAAAGTTGGAGCAGAAGAAGTTAATGCTTTTTTAAACCCCACTTTAAAAGATTTGCATTCACCTTTTTTATTAAAAGGAATAAAAGAGGCAAAAGAATTGATACAAAAACACGTCTATTTACACAATCGAATCACAATTTATGGAGATTATGATGTGGATGGAATTACCGCTACTTCTGTATTGTACATGACTTTAAAAAAATTAGGTGCAAATGTTGATTATTATATACCAGAGCGATTGACAGAAGGTTATGGAATAAATGAAGAGGCGATAGATAAAATTGCTTCCCAGGGTTCTAAATTAATAGTTACTGTAGATTGTGGCATAACTTCTGTTGAGGAAGTAAAAAGAGCAAAAACTCTGGGAATGGATGTAATAATTACTGACCATCACAGTGTGCCCAAAAAAATACCTGAAGCAAATGTGGTAATAAATCCCCATTTGCCTGATATTAAATATCCTTTTTGTGACCTTGCAGGGGTAGGAGTTGCTTTCAAACTTTGCGAAGCTCTTATTGGGAAAGAAGCCTATGAGTTTTTGGATATCGTTGCGATTGGTACGATCGCTGATATTGTACCTTTAATAGGAGAGAATAGAGTAATTGTGAAAGAAGGGTTAAAAGTTTTAAATAAGACGAACAACATGGGTCTAAAAGCTCTTATAAAAGTTTCTGGAATAGAAAACATGCTAATTGATGAGTATCACGTGGGATTTATTTTAGCTCCAAGGTTTAATGCTGCAGGAAGACTGAAAAGTGCAGAAGCAGGTGTGAGATTATTAATAAGTGAGAATGAAAAAGAGGCACAAGAGATAGCAGAGTATTTAAATAATGAAAATGCGACAAGGCAACAGATAGAAAGTCGAATACTTCAGGAAGCAATTAAAAAAGTAGAGGAAAGCATTGATTTAAAAAACGAAAAAGTAATTGTCCTGTGGGATGAAAATTGGCATCCTGGCGTTATAGGAATTGTTGCTTCAAGAATTACAGAAAGGTATTTTAGGCCTTCAATTCTCATAAGTTTGAATGAAGGGGGAGGAAAAGGTTCAGCGCGAAGTATAGAAGGATTTAATTTGTATAATGCATTAGATTATTGTAAAGATTATTTAATAAAGTATGGCGGCCATGAAATGGCTGCAGGTATAATTATTGACAAAAATAATATAGAGGCTTTTAAAAGAGAAATAAATAAATATGCAGACAATATTCTTACTGAAATTGATTTAATTCCTGTAATAAAAATAGATGCCAGTGTAAAAAATGACAAAATAGACATTGAGACGGCTAAAAAAATTCAAATGTTTAAACCTTTTGGAAATAGTAACCCGCGTCCCACTTTTTTGCTGGACAATCTGACGGTTAGCAAAGTATTTAGTTTAGATGGAGACAAGCACATAAAAATCATAGCTCAAAAAAACAAAAATTTTTATGAGCTTATGCTTTTCGATGCAAAAGAGGAAAAAGATAAAATAAAAGTTGGAAGTGTAATTGATGTAGTCGGAAGCATTGAACTTAACAGCTGGAATGGTATAGAATCAGTAGTAATAAACGTAAAGGACATAAAGACAAAACCGCCCTTACTCTTTTATTACAAGAGCTTGGGCGAGATGTTGACAGAATATAGGATTAAAGAAAATGACAAATATACAAAATCAGCTGTTATAATTGACAGGCGAGGAATACGCAACAAATGCGAATACGTCCTTAAACTTTTTAAAGAAAACAGTAAAACGGTTGTTTTAGTTAACACTGTAGTACAGATGAAGTCTTTAATTAGATACCTGAAAAGAGAGAGATTTGTGGATTTTTCTTTGTGCAGTAGATATTGTGAAAAAGACAAGGCTATAATATTTCTTCCCAATTACTTAAAATCTTTAAATTATTACGACAACATAGTTTTCTACGATATACCTTTTAAAAAAGAGATATTTTATAACATTGTTTCCATGTGCGAAGGGAAGAAAATACATTTAATATTCGGACCTGATGACATTTACTATAATTTAAAATCTTTTGAAGAAATTTTTCCTGAAAGAAAGGATTTTGTCAAACTCTATAGATTTATAGAAGAGGGAAACACTATCTTATTCAAGGATTATATGTACCATCAACTAGATTTAAATCCTGTTAAATCTCTCTTTTGTATAAATGCGATGAAAGAAATAGGATTGATAAATGTCAAAGAAAGTGATAATATTTTTATGTTAAGTAAAAATTCTGTTTCTAAAAAGGTAAATATTGAACAAACTCGAGTAATGCGACAAATACTTTTGACTAAAAAAGAGTTTATTGAATTTGCCAAGTTTATTGTCAGCCAGAAATTTTAA
- a CDS encoding adenine phosphoribosyltransferase → MTLEEIKMMIREIPDFPRKGIKFKDITPVLKDAKVFNYSIEMLAKALEGRKFDLIAAPEARGFLFGAPLAYRLGVGFVPVRKPGKLPAETLSYKYELEYGTDSLEIHKDAVLEGQRVVIVDDLLATGGTIYASAKLVESLGGIVDSIIFLTELTFLDGRKKLDGYDIISLIKF, encoded by the coding sequence ATGACACTGGAAGAAATTAAAATGATGATTAGGGAAATACCTGATTTTCCAAGAAAAGGGATAAAATTCAAGGACATTACACCAGTTTTAAAGGATGCTAAAGTTTTTAACTATTCCATAGAAATGTTGGCTAAAGCGTTAGAAGGAAGAAAGTTTGACCTTATAGCTGCACCGGAGGCAAGGGGATTTTTGTTCGGTGCCCCACTGGCCTACAGATTAGGAGTAGGATTTGTTCCTGTGAGAAAACCGGGAAAACTTCCTGCAGAAACATTAAGCTATAAGTACGAATTAGAATACGGAACTGATTCACTCGAAATACACAAAGATGCTGTTTTAGAAGGGCAAAGGGTTGTAATTGTAGATGATTTATTAGCTACAGGTGGGACAATTTATGCTTCTGCAAAACTTGTTGAGAGTTTGGGCGGAATAGTAGATTCTATAATTTTCCTGACAGAATTAACTTTCTTGGATGGTAGAAAAAAACTTGACGGATATGATATAATTTCATTAATAAAGTTTTAA
- a CDS encoding RelA/SpoT family protein yields MVEKIVQRIKKYMGKDVNLDLIYKAYDFAVNAHNGQTRNSGEPYIVHPAEVAYILADLELDLTTIAAGLLHDVIEDTVVTYEQILENFGQEIADLVDGVTKLGKIEYKTKVEQQAENMRKMLIAMAKDIRVILIKLADRLHNMRTLKYLPPDKQKEKAEETLEIYAPIAHRLGISKIKWELEDLCLRYLHPDEYYDLVEKVAAKRKEREEFIQNIISTIKSKLKEIGIQAEVDGRPKHFYSIYKKMKTQNKTFEQIYDLMAVRIIVNTIKDCYGALGIVHTLWKPIPGRFKDYIAMPKPNMYQSLHTTVIGPNGEPFEIQIRTWEMHKTAEYGIAAHWKYKEGKTTEDEFDAKLSWLRQLLEWQKELKDAKEFMETLKIDLFTDEVFVFTPKGDVINLPAGSTPIDFAYSIHTEIGHRLNGAKVNGKIVPINYQLKNGDIVEILTTPNKDRGPSRDWLQIVKSSQARNKIRQWFKKEKREENIARGEEMLERELRRHGIQPAMIRSEVWEEVLKKLNIHTMDDLYATIGYGGLTLNQVIPRIKEEIKKSQKEVSLKAVAPDKTGKKKDKVGGMGIIVKGVDNVMVRFAKCCSPVPGDEIIGYVTKGRGISIHRKDCPNIKDYVFDRNKIVEVEWEQGKNIAYQADIQIMASDRFGLLTEVTGVLADVKIAVKAVNARTTRDNIAIINLTLEITSKEQLEKIMNKLKALEGVMDVYRLSA; encoded by the coding sequence ATGGTGGAGAAAATAGTACAGAGAATAAAAAAATATATGGGGAAAGATGTAAACTTAGATTTGATATATAAAGCTTATGACTTTGCCGTGAATGCACACAACGGCCAGACGAGAAATTCTGGTGAACCTTATATAGTGCATCCGGCAGAAGTTGCTTATATTCTGGCTGATTTGGAACTTGACCTTACCACTATCGCTGCAGGGCTTTTGCACGATGTGATAGAGGATACGGTTGTGACTTATGAACAAATATTGGAAAATTTTGGGCAAGAAATTGCTGACTTAGTAGATGGTGTGACAAAGCTTGGCAAAATAGAGTATAAAACGAAAGTGGAACAACAGGCTGAAAACATGAGAAAGATGCTCATAGCAATGGCAAAAGATATAAGAGTAATACTTATAAAACTGGCTGACAGGCTCCACAACATGAGGACACTTAAATATTTGCCTCCTGACAAACAAAAAGAAAAAGCAGAAGAAACTTTGGAAATTTATGCTCCTATTGCACATCGTTTAGGAATATCAAAAATAAAGTGGGAATTAGAAGATTTGTGTTTAAGGTATTTGCACCCAGATGAGTATTATGACCTTGTAGAAAAAGTTGCTGCAAAAAGAAAAGAAAGAGAAGAGTTTATACAAAATATCATAAGCACTATTAAAAGCAAATTGAAAGAAATTGGAATACAGGCAGAGGTAGACGGACGGCCTAAGCATTTTTACAGTATATATAAAAAGATGAAGACACAGAATAAAACATTTGAACAGATTTACGATTTGATGGCAGTAAGGATAATCGTAAATACCATAAAAGATTGTTACGGAGCCTTAGGAATTGTTCACACCTTATGGAAACCGATTCCCGGAAGATTTAAAGATTATATTGCAATGCCAAAACCAAATATGTACCAATCGCTTCATACTACAGTTATAGGTCCTAATGGTGAGCCTTTTGAAATACAAATAAGGACGTGGGAAATGCATAAAACTGCAGAATACGGTATTGCAGCTCATTGGAAGTACAAAGAGGGAAAGACAACAGAAGATGAATTTGACGCAAAACTTTCCTGGCTGCGTCAGCTTTTGGAGTGGCAGAAAGAATTAAAAGATGCCAAAGAGTTTATGGAAACTCTAAAGATTGACCTTTTTACAGACGAGGTTTTTGTCTTTACTCCTAAGGGGGATGTCATAAATCTGCCAGCGGGATCTACTCCTATTGACTTTGCGTACAGCATACACACCGAAATTGGTCATCGTTTAAATGGCGCCAAGGTAAACGGCAAAATAGTGCCTATAAATTATCAATTAAAAAATGGGGACATTGTAGAGATACTGACTACTCCCAATAAAGACAGAGGCCCTAGCCGAGACTGGCTTCAAATTGTTAAAAGCTCTCAAGCCAGAAACAAAATCAGGCAGTGGTTTAAAAAGGAAAAAAGAGAAGAAAACATTGCACGTGGAGAAGAGATGCTGGAAAGAGAGCTAAGGCGTCATGGCATTCAGCCTGCCATGATAAGAAGTGAAGTATGGGAAGAAGTCCTTAAAAAGTTAAATATCCACACAATGGATGACTTATACGCGACAATTGGATATGGTGGTTTGACTTTAAATCAGGTTATACCGAGGATTAAAGAAGAAATCAAAAAGTCCCAAAAAGAAGTGAGTTTAAAAGCTGTTGCACCTGATAAAACCGGTAAGAAAAAAGACAAAGTTGGTGGAATGGGCATCATTGTAAAAGGAGTAGACAATGTGATGGTGAGATTTGCAAAATGTTGCTCACCTGTCCCAGGCGATGAAATAATAGGTTATGTGACTAAAGGGCGTGGTATTTCTATACACAGAAAGGATTGTCCTAATATCAAAGATTATGTCTTTGATAGGAATAAAATCGTGGAAGTTGAATGGGAACAAGGTAAGAATATTGCATATCAAGCTGATATACAAATTATGGCTAGTGACAGATTTGGACTGCTAACAGAGGTTACCGGTGTTCTCGCGGATGTAAAAATTGCTGTAAAAGCTGTTAATGCAAGGACTACCAGAGACAATATTGCAATTATAAATCTAACATTGGAAATCACATCGAAAGAACAATTGGAAAAGATTATGAATAAATTAAAGGCTTTAGAAGGGGTAATGGATGTCTACAGATTAAGTGCGTAA
- the dtd gene encoding D-aminoacyl-tRNA deacylase — protein sequence MRAVVQRVTRGEVSVDGQVISSIGKGFVVLVGISVDDTEEDVGYMADKIVNLRVFEDEKGKMNLSLLDVGGEILLVSQFTLFGDVRKGRRPNFMMAQNPEEALKFFNLLVQEIEKRGVSVKTGKFQAMMKVLIENDGPVTILIDSKKIF from the coding sequence TTGAGAGCTGTTGTTCAAAGGGTGACTCGCGGAGAAGTAAGTGTAGATGGCCAAGTGATAAGTTCAATAGGGAAGGGATTTGTTGTTTTAGTAGGTATTTCTGTTGATGATACAGAAGAAGACGTAGGCTATATGGCGGATAAAATAGTAAATTTGCGTGTTTTTGAAGATGAAAAGGGAAAAATGAATTTATCTCTTTTGGATGTAGGAGGGGAAATACTCCTCGTTTCTCAATTTACTTTGTTTGGAGATGTGAGAAAAGGAAGAAGGCCTAATTTTATGATGGCTCAAAACCCAGAGGAGGCTTTAAAGTTTTTTAATTTATTGGTTCAGGAGATTGAAAAGCGCGGTGTAAGTGTCAAAACAGGTAAATTCCAAGCAATGATGAAAGTTTTAATTGAAAACGACGGACCTGTGACCATACTTATTGATTCTAAAAAAATATTTTAG
- a CDS encoding MBL fold metallo-hydrolase, whose protein sequence is MKIQKYVVGLYGVNCYIVFDEESGEAIVIDPGENASEIYKYIESNNLKVKYILLTHGHFDHIGGVEELRKLTQAKIAISKEDSPMLLNENLNLSEMVYKKILCSPADILLNDGDTLSFGKYRVEVIHTPGHTKGGVCFKIGNVCFTGDTLFKGSIGRYDFPGGDFATLMDSIKNKLLVLGDDVLIYPGHGDSSTIGNEKRLNMFLRDLME, encoded by the coding sequence ATGAAAATACAAAAATATGTTGTAGGACTTTATGGAGTTAACTGCTATATTGTTTTTGATGAAGAAAGCGGTGAAGCAATCGTTATAGACCCGGGAGAAAATGCATCTGAAATATACAAGTATATTGAGTCCAACAATTTGAAAGTAAAATATATTTTGCTCACCCATGGCCACTTTGACCACATTGGAGGGGTAGAAGAGTTAAGAAAGCTAACCCAAGCAAAAATTGCCATTTCTAAAGAAGACTCTCCCATGCTTTTAAATGAGAATTTAAATTTATCTGAGATGGTCTATAAAAAAATTCTATGCAGTCCAGCAGATATTTTATTAAATGATGGTGATACTTTATCTTTTGGAAAATACAGAGTAGAAGTCATACACACCCCAGGGCACACAAAGGGCGGAGTGTGTTTTAAAATAGGCAATGTCTGTTTTACAGGAGATACACTTTTTAAAGGCTCTATAGGAAGATACGATTTTCCAGGAGGAGATTTTGCTACTTTGATGGACTCTATAAAAAATAAGCTTTTAGTTTTGGGAGACGATGTCTTGATATACCCCGGTCATGGCGATTCTTCAACTATTGGTAATGAAAAGAGACTTAATATGTTTTTAAGGGATTTGATGGAGTGA
- the hisS gene encoding histidine--tRNA ligase has translation MLTKAPRGTKDVLPSESYKWQYIEGFIREICDVYDFKEIRTPGFEHTELFLRGVGESTDIVRKEMYTFTDKGGRSITLKPEGTSPAVRAFIEHNLYAETQPTKLYYITPVYRYERPQSGRLREHHQFGVEMFGAKSASADAEVISVAMTLLKKLGLNNLELRINSVGCPVCRKNYNKVLKEFLKENLEYLCDDCKVRYEINSLRVLDCKVESCQRITKDAPLITDYLCDDCKNHFEELQKYLDVMGYNYIVDPRIVRGLDYYTKTAFEIISKDIGAQGTVCGGGRYDGLIEECGGPSMPGVGFGMGLERLLLTLEQNGIEIPKPEGVDLFIAYIGEEAKWYTFALANKLRFNGLKVERDNMDRSLKAQMKYANKLNAKFAIVIGEEEMKENKVKLKNMRDGSEVEIKIDEIEQRIKNI, from the coding sequence ATGCTAACAAAGGCGCCGAGAGGGACAAAGGACGTTCTTCCTTCCGAATCTTATAAATGGCAATATATAGAAGGGTTTATAAGGGAGATATGTGATGTCTACGATTTTAAAGAGATAAGAACCCCCGGTTTTGAACATACAGAGTTGTTTTTAAGAGGAGTAGGAGAGTCAACTGACATTGTGAGAAAAGAGATGTACACTTTTACTGATAAGGGCGGAAGAAGTATTACCTTAAAACCAGAAGGTACTTCTCCTGCTGTAAGAGCTTTTATAGAACATAATTTGTATGCTGAGACACAGCCTACCAAATTGTATTATATAACTCCTGTTTACAGATATGAAAGGCCCCAATCTGGAAGGCTCAGAGAGCATCACCAATTTGGTGTCGAGATGTTTGGCGCTAAAAGCGCTTCTGCGGATGCAGAAGTGATAAGTGTTGCTATGACACTCTTAAAAAAATTGGGACTTAATAATTTGGAACTTAGAATAAACAGCGTTGGATGTCCTGTTTGTAGGAAAAATTACAATAAGGTATTAAAGGAATTTTTAAAAGAAAATTTGGAATATCTCTGCGATGATTGCAAAGTGAGGTATGAGATAAATTCTTTGAGGGTATTAGATTGTAAAGTAGAAAGTTGCCAGAGGATAACCAAAGATGCGCCTCTTATTACGGATTATTTGTGTGATGACTGCAAAAACCACTTTGAGGAATTGCAAAAGTATCTAGATGTAATGGGATATAATTATATAGTTGACCCGAGAATTGTAAGAGGACTTGACTATTATACCAAAACAGCTTTTGAAATAATTTCAAAAGACATTGGAGCTCAAGGGACTGTATGTGGTGGAGGCAGATATGATGGCCTTATAGAGGAATGCGGCGGCCCTTCTATGCCTGGAGTAGGTTTTGGAATGGGATTGGAAAGACTTTTACTTACGTTAGAACAAAACGGGATTGAGATTCCAAAACCTGAAGGTGTTGATTTGTTTATAGCCTATATAGGGGAAGAAGCAAAATGGTACACTTTTGCTCTTGCAAATAAATTGCGTTTTAACGGCTTAAAAGTTGAAAGGGATAATATGGACAGAAGCTTAAAAGCTCAAATGAAATATGCAAATAAACTTAATGCTAAATTTGCTATTGTAATAGGAGAAGAAGAGATGAAGGAAAATAAAGTAAAATTAAAAAACATGAGAGACGGAAGCGAAGTAGAAATAAAAATTGATGAGATAGAACAAAGGATAAAAAATATATAA
- the aspS gene encoding aspartate--tRNA ligase: protein MGEQLKGLKRTHMCGELTVEDVDKSVVVMGWVQRRRDHGGLVFIDLRDRTGIVQVVFSNEVSSEAFEKVQSVRSEYVLAIEGKVVKRAPENVNPKISTGEIEIYANTLKILSKSDTPPFPIEDRSNVSEAIRLKYRYLDLRRPSMQKNLMTRFQITKVVRDFLNRNGFIEIETPLLIKSTPEGARDYLVPSRIYPGKFYALPQSPQLFKQLLMISGFDKYYQIAKCLRDEDLRADRQPEFTQIDIEMSFVEVEDVLEINERMIAEIFKETLNIEVPLPFKRLSYQEALERYGTDKPDLRFGMELRDLSDIVFQSEFNVFKTALKNNGSVRGINAKGAASMPRRQLDELVEFVKAYGAKGLLWIQVFEDEVKSPAAKFLSEEEMKGILGRLDAKAGDLILIVADKNEIVFDALAHLRLELGKRLNLIDESKYEFLWVVDFPLLEYDEEEKRYVAKHHPFTAPKDEDIGLLEKEPLKVRAKAYDIVLNGVEIGGGSIRIHDTELQKRMFKVLGFSEEKAWERFGFLMEAFKYGAPPHGGIAYGLDRLAMLITGSDTIRDVIAFPKTQNAVCLMTDAPSEVSEDQLKELHIKIDL, encoded by the coding sequence ATGGGAGAACAATTAAAAGGACTTAAAAGAACGCACATGTGTGGAGAATTGACAGTTGAGGATGTAGATAAATCTGTCGTAGTTATGGGTTGGGTGCAAAGGAGAAGAGACCACGGAGGTCTTGTGTTTATAGATTTAAGAGATAGAACAGGCATTGTGCAAGTGGTTTTTAGCAATGAAGTTTCCTCTGAAGCCTTTGAAAAAGTGCAAAGTGTGAGAAGTGAGTACGTCCTTGCAATAGAAGGAAAGGTTGTAAAGAGAGCTCCAGAAAATGTAAATCCAAAAATTTCTACAGGAGAAATTGAAATATATGCTAATACTTTAAAGATTTTGAGTAAATCTGATACACCACCTTTCCCAATAGAAGATAGAAGCAATGTATCGGAAGCTATAAGGCTAAAATACCGATATTTGGATTTGAGAAGGCCTTCAATGCAGAAAAATTTAATGACTCGCTTTCAAATAACAAAAGTTGTTCGGGACTTTTTAAACAGAAACGGTTTTATAGAGATCGAAACACCTCTTTTAATTAAAAGTACGCCAGAAGGAGCGAGGGATTATCTCGTTCCCAGCAGAATTTATCCTGGCAAATTTTATGCACTGCCGCAATCTCCGCAGTTGTTTAAACAGTTGCTTATGATTTCAGGTTTTGACAAATACTATCAGATAGCTAAATGTTTGAGGGACGAAGATTTAAGAGCCGATAGGCAGCCTGAGTTTACACAAATAGACATAGAGATGTCCTTTGTAGAAGTGGAGGATGTTTTGGAAATTAACGAAAGAATGATTGCTGAAATATTTAAAGAGACCTTAAACATTGAAGTTCCACTTCCATTTAAGAGATTATCTTATCAAGAAGCTCTAGAAAGATATGGAACTGACAAGCCAGACTTGAGGTTTGGGATGGAACTTAGAGATTTATCCGACATAGTATTTCAATCTGAATTTAATGTGTTTAAGACTGCTCTAAAGAATAATGGCTCTGTGAGAGGGATAAATGCAAAAGGTGCAGCTTCAATGCCAAGAAGGCAGCTGGATGAATTGGTGGAGTTTGTAAAAGCCTATGGAGCTAAAGGACTTTTATGGATACAAGTTTTTGAAGATGAGGTAAAGTCTCCTGCTGCTAAATTTTTGAGCGAAGAAGAAATGAAAGGAATACTTGGAAGGCTTGATGCAAAGGCTGGAGACTTAATATTGATTGTGGCGGACAAAAATGAAATTGTTTTTGATGCTTTAGCTCACCTGCGATTAGAACTTGGCAAGCGTCTCAATTTGATAGACGAAAGCAAATATGAATTTTTGTGGGTAGTGGATTTTCCTCTACTGGAGTACGATGAAGAAGAGAAAAGATATGTTGCAAAACATCATCCCTTTACGGCTCCCAAGGATGAGGATATAGGCCTTCTTGAAAAAGAGCCTTTAAAAGTCAGGGCGAAGGCTTATGACATAGTTTTAAATGGTGTGGAAATTGGCGGGGGTAGTATAAGAATACACGATACCGAACTGCAAAAGAGGATGTTTAAAGTGTTAGGTTTCAGCGAAGAAAAAGCATGGGAGAGATTTGGATTTTTAATGGAGGCTTTTAAATACGGTGCCCCTCCTCATGGTGGAATAGCCTATGGGTTGGACAGACTTGCAATGCTCATAACAGGAAGTGATACCATAAGAGATGTAATTGCTTTTCCAAAGACTCAAAATGCTGTATGTTTGATGACAGATGCGCCTTCAGAAGTGTCTGAAGACCAGCTAAAAGAATTGCATATAAAGATAGACCTATAA
- a CDS encoding tRNA threonylcarbamoyladenosine dehydratase has product MHSFSRTQLLIGKEGLLKLKNSTVAVFGIGGVGSFAVEALVRAGVGKLVLIDGDNVCVTNINRQIHATTHTIGKPKVDVMKERILEINPEAQVLTFKEFYPGENSDKLLSKEYDYVIDAIDRVSSKVDLIVKCNLLSIPIISSMGAGNKLDPTKFEVADIYQTSVCPLAKVMRRELKKRGIKSLKVVYSKEEPIKNFYESEENEISSKPVPGSISFVPSVAGLILAAEVVKDLLKK; this is encoded by the coding sequence ATGCATAGTTTTTCGAGGACACAACTTTTAATTGGAAAAGAAGGACTTTTAAAATTAAAAAATAGCACTGTTGCTGTCTTTGGAATAGGTGGAGTGGGCTCTTTTGCTGTTGAGGCTTTAGTAAGAGCAGGAGTTGGTAAATTGGTTTTAATAGATGGCGATAACGTATGTGTTACAAATATAAACAGGCAAATACACGCTACCACTCATACAATAGGTAAACCTAAAGTTGATGTAATGAAAGAGAGGATATTAGAGATAAATCCAGAAGCACAAGTTTTGACTTTTAAAGAGTTTTATCCTGGTGAAAATAGTGATAAACTGTTATCAAAAGAATATGATTATGTAATTGATGCAATTGACAGAGTGTCTTCAAAAGTGGATTTAATAGTAAAATGTAATTTATTAAGTATACCTATAATCAGCAGCATGGGGGCTGGAAATAAATTAGACCCTACAAAATTTGAAGTGGCAGATATTTATCAAACAAGTGTATGTCCTTTGGCAAAGGTGATGAGGAGAGAACTGAAAAAGAGGGGTATTAAATCTTTAAAAGTGGTATATTCTAAAGAAGAACCAATAAAAAATTTTTATGAAAGTGAAGAAAATGAAATCTCATCAAAACCAGTACCCGGCAGTATTTCCTTTGTGCCTTCTGTTGCTGGGCTAATACTTGCTGCAGAAGTAGTGAAAGATTTATTAAAAAAATAA
- a CDS encoding metal-sensitive transcriptional regulator, whose protein sequence is MYQESKEDLLRRLKKIEGQVKGIQKMIEKDAYCVDVLVQVAAVRSAINSVGKILLKSYTIECVKGAMCTEKQDDMIDELVNTFIKFMK, encoded by the coding sequence ATGTATCAAGAGAGTAAAGAAGATTTGTTGAGAAGGCTTAAAAAAATCGAAGGACAAGTAAAAGGCATACAAAAAATGATTGAAAAAGATGCATACTGTGTTGATGTATTGGTGCAAGTGGCTGCTGTAAGGTCTGCTATAAACAGCGTGGGGAAAATTCTTCTCAAAAGTTACACTATTGAGTGTGTGAAAGGTGCAATGTGCACTGAGAAACAGGATGACATGATAGATGAATTGGTGAACACTTTTATAAAATTTATGAAATAG
- the trxA gene encoding thioredoxin: MAELVITLENFEEEVVNSDVPVLIDFWAEWCMPCRMVSPIIDELAKEYEGKIKVGKINVDDENELAMKFRIMSIPTIGLFKNGKMVDKIIGARPKADFVKFIERHLQN, translated from the coding sequence ATGGCAGAATTAGTTATTACACTTGAAAATTTTGAAGAAGAAGTTGTAAATTCAGATGTACCAGTCTTGATAGACTTCTGGGCTGAATGGTGTATGCCTTGTAGGATGGTGTCTCCAATAATTGACGAATTAGCAAAAGAGTATGAAGGTAAAATCAAAGTTGGAAAAATTAATGTAGACGACGAAAATGAACTGGCAATGAAATTCAGAATAATGAGCATACCAACGATAGGACTTTTTAAAAACGGCAAGATGGTAGACAAGATAATAGGTGCAAGACCGAAAGCAGATTTCGTAAAATTCATAGAAAGACATCTGCAAAATTAA